Part of the Archangium lipolyticum genome, GGTGGAGTACATCATCGGCAAGGGTGTCGAGCGTGAGCGCCTGGAGCCCAGGGGCTTCGGCCAGACGCGGCCCATCGCGGACAACGACACCAGCGAAGGCCGCGCGAAGAACCGCCGCGTGGAGTTCAAGACCGACACCCTCGCGAAGTGAGACCGACCTCCATGGATACACGCTCCACCCCATCGCGCACGGGAGTCCCCGTGGCGGCACTCTCGCTGGCCCTCCTCTTCACCCTCACCGGCTGCGGGGCGGACGTCTCGCACGACGATGGCCATTCCAGCACCGGCGCCACCTACCTCTTCGTGGATGCGGATGGCGCCACGTGCGGCAACGGCGCTCTCAACCCCGGCGAGCAGTGCGACGACGCCAACACCACCGCGGGCGACGGCTGCAACGCGAGCTGCCAGGTCGAGGCGGGCCACGCGTGCCCCACGGCCGGCCAGCCCTGCGTCACCAGCTGTGGCAACGGCGCCCTCGACCCGAGCGAGCAGTGCGATGACGGCAACATCACCGCGGGCGACGGCTGCTCCGCGGCGTGCTTCATCGAGAGCGGCCACGAGTGCACGGGCGTCCCGTCCGTCTGCGCCAGGCTGTGTGGCAACAGCCGAATGGACGCGGGCGAGTCGTGCGACGACGGCAACGCCACCCAGGGTGATGGCTGCTCCAACACCTGCGCCCTGGAGCCGGGCCATGCGTGCCCCACGGCCGGCTGGCCCTGCGCGAAGACCTGCGGCAACGGCACGGTGAACCCCGGCGAGCAGTGCGATGACGGCAACCTGACGTCACAGGATGGCTGCGGCACCGAGTGCCGTGTCGAGCCGGGTTACGCCTGCAGCACTCCCGCGACCGGGAAGTCCGTGTGCGCCAACACCTGCGGCAACGGCAAGCTAGAGGCGAACGAGACGTGTGACGATGGCAATACGAAGGCTGGCGACGGCTGCTCGCCGGGCTGCCGCGTCGACACCGGCTACTCCTGCAGCGGGGCTCCGAGCACCTGCACCACCCTATGCGGCGACGGCATCATGGCGGGCGGCGAGACGTGCGACGACGGCAATGGCTCCACAGGCGACGGCTGCGACCGCTCGTGCCAGGTGGAGACCGGCTGGCGGTGCCCCGCTCCCGGGACGGTGTGCTTCAAGACGTGTGGCAACGGCACCCTGGAGGCCGGCGAGGTGTGCGACGACGGCAACACCACCCGCGGTGACGGCTGCGGCGGCACCTGCCTCGTCGAGAGCGGCTACACCTGCGGCGGCGCGCCCAGCGTCTGCCGCGCCTGGTGCGGTGACGGCGTCGTGGCGGGCTCCGAGCAGTGCGACGACGGCAACCTGTCCAACGATGACGACTGCAGCGCCACCTGCGCCATCAACGTGGCCACGCCCGTCATCACCGGCCCCTCGCCGGATTCCCACCTCGCCACCTCGACGCCCCCCCTCAGTGGCACGGCGGACGCGGGTCACACGGTGACGGTGCGCGAGAGCGACACGGTGGTCTGCACCGCCACCTCCGATGCCGCCGGCAACTGGAGCTGCACTCCATCCCAGCCGCTCGTCGATGGCCCGCACACCGTGATGGCCACGGCCCAGGACCCCTCTGGCAGTGGAAGCACGAGCCGGGCCTCCACCCCGGTCTCCTTCACGGTCGACACGCAGCAGCCCGACACGCTCATCACCCGGAACCCGCCCGCCAGCACCGAGGACGACACCGCGGTGTTCGGTTACGACTCCACCGAGACGGGCGTGCGATACGAGTGCAGCCTCGATGGGGGCGACTACGCCCCCTGCCAGGACACCTACGATGTCCGGCTCGGGGAGCACTCCCTGAGCGTGCGCGCCGTGGACCGCGCGGGCAACGTGGATGCCTCGCCAGCCAGGTACTCGTGGACGGTGGAGGACACCCGTAGCTTCGCCGGTGGTGGCTGCGGCGCCGCCCCCGCGTCCTCGTGGCTGGCCTTCCTCGCGCTGATGGGTCTGCGTCGCAAGAACCGCCGCTAGAGTCGCGAGTGCCGTGACGCACCGCGCTTCGGCTTCTGGACAACCCTCTCCGTCTTTGGGGCAGGACCAGCGAACCGGACAACGGGAGTACCGTGGAAACGTGGGGGCGAGGCTGGCGCACAGTGAGCGCCGCTCCGCCCCTCGGGGGGAGGCCACGTATTCCATGAGACACGCCGAGACGGACGTCCCGAAAAGGGTGGGCCGCGTGCCCGCCGTGCTCCTCGCGCTGCTGGCGGGAGGAGCCCACGCCGCGCCTCCCGCGCCACCCGTGAAGCCTCCACCCACGCCCAAGCGACACGAGCTCACCGTGGGAATCACCTCGCTCCAGTACCTCGCGTCCCGAGGCTCCACCGCGAGGCACCACACGGCGGACATCGCCTACCACCGCAAGCTGCGACTGGGTCAGCTGCCGGAGGCCGTGCGGCTCGGCATCGGCGTACGCGTGGGCGTGCCGGACAGCAGCACGGTGCCGCTGGAGGCCTACGGGCGCGTGCAACTGGTCGCCAAGGTGGGGCCCTGGGCTCCGGCGCTCGGCCCCGAGGTGGGGGTGAGTGGCTTCACCCGGCTGCGGCGCTCCATCGAGAGCCCCTCGTATCCTCGCGGCCTCTCCGGCGCGCTGCAGGACCGCATGGGGCCCTTCTACGCCGGCATCACCCTCGCGCCGCTGCGCTTCGCGCTGGGGCCCCTCACCCTCAGCGCCGCCGAGCTTCAAACCGCCACGCCGCTGAAGGACCCCGGCTCGGCCC contains:
- a CDS encoding DUF4215 domain-containing protein, with the translated sequence MDTRSTPSRTGVPVAALSLALLFTLTGCGADVSHDDGHSSTGATYLFVDADGATCGNGALNPGEQCDDANTTAGDGCNASCQVEAGHACPTAGQPCVTSCGNGALDPSEQCDDGNITAGDGCSAACFIESGHECTGVPSVCARLCGNSRMDAGESCDDGNATQGDGCSNTCALEPGHACPTAGWPCAKTCGNGTVNPGEQCDDGNLTSQDGCGTECRVEPGYACSTPATGKSVCANTCGNGKLEANETCDDGNTKAGDGCSPGCRVDTGYSCSGAPSTCTTLCGDGIMAGGETCDDGNGSTGDGCDRSCQVETGWRCPAPGTVCFKTCGNGTLEAGEVCDDGNTTRGDGCGGTCLVESGYTCGGAPSVCRAWCGDGVVAGSEQCDDGNLSNDDDCSATCAINVATPVITGPSPDSHLATSTPPLSGTADAGHTVTVRESDTVVCTATSDAAGNWSCTPSQPLVDGPHTVMATAQDPSGSGSTSRASTPVSFTVDTQQPDTLITRNPPASTEDDTAVFGYDSTETGVRYECSLDGGDYAPCQDTYDVRLGEHSLSVRAVDRAGNVDASPARYSWTVEDTRSFAGGGCGAAPASSWLAFLALMGLRRKNRR